The Buchnera aphidicola (Brachycaudus cardui) genomic sequence GATGAATTTAATATATCTATTTTTAATATAAAATTTTCATGGTGATTAAAACCTCTATTCATTAATGATGATTCACAACAATAAAAATTTTTAATATCATAAAATGATAATATAGAAAAAGAAGAAGTATAATTTCGTGCTAAAATATGTTCTGATTGATAATTCTTCATTAATTGCAAAACACCATCACCAATAAAAAACAAGCTTATTTCTTTTACAACTGAAGAAATACTAAAAATAGCATCTAATCCTTCTCTACCAAAACTTGTTCCATGTGGAGCATGAGAAAAAATAAAAGCAATTTTTTTCATTATAGTAAAAATACCAAATTAAAATTGTATTATGCGATCGCATATATTTATAGAATTAGCTAATTCT encodes the following:
- the tusC gene encoding sulfurtransferase complex subunit TusC, translating into MKKIAFIFSHAPHGTSFGREGLDAIFSISSVVKEISLFFIGDGVLQLMKNYQSEHILARNYTSSFSILSFYDIKNFYCCESSLMNRGFNHHENFILKIDILNSSCLRSKLDIHDAIINF